In the Meiothermus cerbereus DSM 11376 genome, GCCTTCCTTAATCCGCACCTCAATCCGACCCCGCCGGTCGCGCACTTCCAGTTTGGCCTTGGCCCGACCTTTGCGGTACTCCGACTTGTAGCTACCCCCACCAGCCTGATACTTGACCCTTGTCCAGCCCCTGGACACCAGGTCGCGGTGATGGTGGGCGTACACCTGAGCCACCTGGCTGCTACGGTAGACCACCACAATCCCCTGAGGTTCGGGGAACCGCTCTACCACCACAATGCCCGGTACCAGGGCAATCCGTATGTCCGCGCTGATGGTGAGGGTAGGTGGGGGCGGGGCCTCGATCGTAACCCGAACCTGGGCAAAAGCTACTGAGCTTAGAGTTAGCGCAATAAGCAAAGCCTTCATACCATCTACCTTACCTGCAGATGGTTGCCAGATATGTGAGAGATGTTAACGCAGCCTTCACCTTCCTGTCGCCAGTCTGAGGCATCACAAAAGCAGCTGTAGTAAGGTGTGGTGGATGCGGGTGCATCTGGTGGCTGTGCAAACTGAGGTACAGGCCCTGCACTATACCAGTGCCGAGGGCTTCAGGCAGCATGTGCTCGAGCGAACCCTGTCCGCTACCCAAGGGCTGCCCGAGCAAGAGCCCCGCCTGGTTGCCTTTCCCGAAGCCTTCGCCCTACCGCTGTTGTTCTGGCTCGATACCCCTCCAGCCGTGCGGGAGGCCAAAACCAGCCTGCAGGCCGCGCTGCAACTGATTCGGGAAAACTGGCGGGCCGCCCTTGGGCTAGGCGTCTTGAGTCCTGCGGTGTTCTACCATCTGCGGGCCCCCAAGGTCTGGCCGGTGTACGAGCAGGCTTTTCGGGAAGCCGCCCAGGCCGTAGGGGCCTATGTGGTGGCTGGCAGCATTTTCAGCCCCTTTATGGACTGGGAACCCACCCAAGGACTGCACCCCCAGGGCAAGCGCGCCTATAACTTTTCGCTGGTCATTTCGCCGCAGGGCACCATCCTGGGACGTGTTCCCAAGGTTAACCTGACCCCGCACGAGCAGGGGGCTTTTTTATCGCGGGGGCAGCCCGGCAGGCAAACCCTGAAAACCCGGCTGGGCACCATTGCCAACCTGATCTGTCTGGACGCTTTTCACGATAGCCTGATCGAGCAGGCCGATGCTGCCGGAGCCTGGCTGGTGGTGCAGCCCTCAGCCAATGCGGCCCGCTGGGAGGGGCCCTGGAGTGGTGATCCAGGTCAAATAGAGGGGGAGGTCTGGCTGCGCGAGGGGCTGGCCAAAAAGCTACAAAACCGCGAAAATCTTCGCTATGGCCTGAACCCCATGCTGAATGGACACCTCTACGACCTTTATTTTGAGGGCAAAAGCGGCATCTACCAGGCTGGCGGGCCGCTGGCCCTGGCCGATAGCCCCGTGGGCGATGCCTTTGTGCGCGTGGCGGTAGAACTACCCGATAGCGGAACCTCTTTCTAATACCCACCCATCCTGGGCACTGGGCTTTGGGCTAAATTGAGGCCATGCGCCTCTCCAAAACTGATATCTACGCCTTTAAAGTCCTGGGCTACCTGGGCACCCAGCCCCTCGAGCGCTTCGTGGGCAGCGAAGAGCTGGGCCAGGCCACAGGCGTGCCCCATACCTACCTCATGCGGATTCTGGCCGCACTGGTGGGGCACCATCTGGTGGTTTCCAAAAAGGGGCAGGGTGGGGGGTATGCCCTGCCCCGTCCGCCCCAGGAAATCAACCTACGCGACGTGATCCGGGCCGTGGATGGCCCCATCGCTCCCCTGGCCTGCGTGAGCCTCAACTGGCCCAAAGCCTGCCTGGAGGAAAAGCGCTGTCATGCCCGCAGCACCGTCTGGCTCAAGGTGCGCGACGCCGTTTTGCAAAGCCTGGGCCAGGTCAGCGTGGCCGATCTGGCCGCCGACTTCCAGCAGGGGGTAGATTACTCGGAGTGCCTGGATCACCTGCTGCCCTCGAGCGAGCTTCTCACCCGCCGCACCAAAACGCCCAGGCAGTAATTCCTTTCGTGGATTCCACCCCAACGCGCCAGGTTATTGAAATGGCCCCTGCTTCTGGTTATGATTCAATTTATAGATTACATTTTTTGTAATCTATATTAGCGTAACCTCGACCATCTTTGCCTTAAGCTGTTTTGGGTTAACTGATGTTATGACTATAAAGTTTCTGGGAGGATCAAGATGAGCTACGCCAACCCCGATGTACTGGTTTCCACCGACTGGGTGCTGGAAAACCTAAACAACCCCGAGGTGCGTATCCTCGAGGTCAACGAAGACATCCTGCTCTACGACACCGGGCATATCCCCGGCAGTCAGAAGATCGACTGGCAGGCCGACCTATGGGACGACACCATCCGCGAGTTTATCCAGCCCGACGAGCTGGCCGCCCTGTTCGAGCGCCTGGGTATCTCCAACGACACCA is a window encoding:
- a CDS encoding nitrilase-related carbon-nitrogen hydrolase — its product is MRVHLVAVQTEVQALHYTSAEGFRQHVLERTLSATQGLPEQEPRLVAFPEAFALPLLFWLDTPPAVREAKTSLQAALQLIRENWRAALGLGVLSPAVFYHLRAPKVWPVYEQAFREAAQAVGAYVVAGSIFSPFMDWEPTQGLHPQGKRAYNFSLVISPQGTILGRVPKVNLTPHEQGAFLSRGQPGRQTLKTRLGTIANLICLDAFHDSLIEQADAAGAWLVVQPSANAARWEGPWSGDPGQIEGEVWLREGLAKKLQNRENLRYGLNPMLNGHLYDLYFEGKSGIYQAGGPLALADSPVGDAFVRVAVELPDSGTSF
- a CDS encoding RrF2 family transcriptional regulator, which gives rise to MRLSKTDIYAFKVLGYLGTQPLERFVGSEELGQATGVPHTYLMRILAALVGHHLVVSKKGQGGGYALPRPPQEINLRDVIRAVDGPIAPLACVSLNWPKACLEEKRCHARSTVWLKVRDAVLQSLGQVSVADLAADFQQGVDYSECLDHLLPSSELLTRRTKTPRQ